The DNA region TATTGTGAAAACGATGTCGGAATTAAAAAGTATAGTTAACTTCTTAATCGGTAAGAAATCCACAAGGgtagaaaaaaagaaaataatgaaatttattataaaatgatattctttattttctctttgaaataagATTACAAGTGTTGCAGAATACCAAATAACCTCTttcaccctaattaggatttgcgtTGTTGCAATaatgagagactagtatgctccttataagaaaactaacacactaaatTGATGGGCTTTTACACACATACCCATTACACAACttaacttagagaacaagctaacttaaacaattgagcataacaaacatgcccaatttgacatgctaacaatcctagcatacttcgactacagtatcgtacctcaaaaaatgagaacacgacgCTCGCGAAGCTCAATCACACACTTGCGGGATGGACTGAACATagtctccatcgaactttatttatttccaaaatagggaaaggggaaatatcgataaaatctataaaagaaaggataagatatggtcatcgaAACCAATATCAAAGTTCGAGAGTCGGTTACgaaaggggaaggtattaacacccctcacgtccgttgtactaaacgggaaccgtttagttagtttcgatgtgaatgttagcttatgttagtttATAGTCTTCTACTTATTTGGGATaaaaaaagagagaagagaaatgtttttgaatttttattaATGAGATAAGACCTAAAAAAGTTTTTATTATTAGGGGGGAAAAGAAACTAAACTATTTTTTTATTAATGAGCCTGGCAAAATTTCGcaatcttgctcctacgtatctccaggtacaatagagaattcaaggcttacatagttctgcatagaaaatgtttgtttgttggtcgattttagcgaaagctatttTATATTAATCGACAAAAAAACATTGTTTTATCCAAAACAGGTGAGGAGCAGAAGTTTGCATCacatcaaatggatttacaaatcaacattcggaaaaatgtcacttatctcaactcaacaattgtggaTGAAGCATTGTTTTGTATCATCTTAATACAACATGTCTTTAATTTGTTTCTAGAAAGGTTTTGAAGATCGCACGGCGGcaaaaaaagagtttgattggttaGATGTTTTTTATAGGTGAATGACAAATGTTTGATGAGAATGAAACCTAAGCCTCGAGATCAATCATTTGGGGTTCCgccagaatgctagattccaacagttctttttcattcaaggttattataaaaattattttatggACAATGAACACTCGATAAGAACAAGACATATGTCTTGgaatcaattgttcaaagagttaCGCTAGAATCCTAGATCCCAACGATTcttattttgtccaagttaattaaagTTTTTTAAAAGCGAAAGAAAGAAATAAATGGCTATCCCAAGATGTGTGTCTCAGGACCAATCATTCGAGGGTTCTGCTAGAATGCTAGATCCCAACAATCATCTTCTTTCGCTTTTGTTTAAGAAAAGGAATTTAAAGTCGTGCTTTAATTGGGAAAAGAAAGTTTTCTCGACGTTGGATCAAGTTTATTTATCTTGAAAGAAATGATTTTAGAAGTTTCAGTTGCTTAATTAAGTCAATATGAATTAATCGGAAGACAAGATTTTTAATTAgcaaaattaattaattaaaattggTTAAATCAATCAAttagattaattagaattaattatcaagaataatcaaataaaaattaatttaattaattaatcaagttaattaaatttaattagCAAAATTAACTAGCTAAAATAATATTTAATCAATTAACTTTTACTAACTAAAAATagattaattaaataaaattaaaattaaacttAAAATGGAGGATGGATGCAAATTGAAAATAAACGAGTGAACAACAACCTATATGATCCAAAAACCTATTTTAACAAAAtcctaattaattaattaattaaaactaaattaaattaataaactAAAAAAAACTAACTATAAAAAAAAGAGATTAATTGGAATACATTGTTAGTGTAAAACCATTTTACAGTATCATCcaattaaaattatttattttgaCATATAAGCAtgtaattaaaaataaatataattattattattaaatcATAATAATAACAATTTCTCCACgtttttctctttctctttcttctttcacgtttctctcactctctttctctttcttcttccaCGTTTCTTTCACTCCCTTTATTTCTCATTTCAGTTACCTCTATTATTCTTCCCCCACTCCATCCATCTATTCAAAATTGATCTTTATAATTTCACAAATTTTATCTCACAAACTATATTTGCAAATCTCTACCTACATGAGGTTAAATCCTAAACTAATAATATTTTCTACTTTTTTTATAATTGTGTGACTTTTCaattttttcttgtttttcttcttcttttaaTATTAAATTTAAGTAGAATAATTTATGAACTTATACTGATTGTTGAAACTTTATAAAATTTAAAGCAATTGTAGCTTGAGTTTTAACAAATAATATGTGATTTGATTAAAAGAGAAAGATATAATAAATTGTCTCTATAGATTGAgcatgaaaaagaaaataaaaattaacGATCTCTCTACATAAAAGCATTCAATATTAgacaaaatttgaaaaaaattcaaaagttaaGAATAAATGGATAAGCACATAACTTTATAAAGAATGAGAAATGTTTCTCTAATCCCTCATAGACTCcaacataaaaaaaaaatcaacaaaagaCCATTTGATCTAAACACAAAAATCACAGTAGAGTAAAATAGTAAGTGCAAAATGCCAACAACTTAAATAAGGCTACAATGAAGTCTCCAAAGAGTATAGAAGCAACTTGttgaattttttgttctaaaAGGCTTGATAAGGCATGACTTGAATAAAAACCTTCAATTATAATATGAAGAcaattaattattaaaattaacactAGTATAAATATAAGCAAAAGTAGTAACATTAGAAAAAACTATTACCTCTTAATCAACTAACAATATAGAAGTTTCAAAATAGAGTTTGAAAATTGAATTtatcacctaaaaatcataaGTATGTTGTTAGTGAATAAAATTAACATGATAAAAAAAATGAGAAGACATGTACAAGTAATTTTAAGATACCTTGTTTGATTTAAATTTGGACATTTAGATTTAGAATGACCCTTTTTCATGCAATAACGACAAGTAGAGGAACTTTTTCTGACCATCTCCAAACTACTTTTCATTCGCAAAGTCCGCGAACGTCCTTTAGTTGCTATAAGTGGAGGGTCATGCAAAGCTATGTTAACATCAGATACTTTTGGCATATCTTCAGATGTTGAATCAACAAACTTCTTATTTGACTCTTCAATACCCAATAAATCAAGTTTTGCAATCCCATTTTGCAAACTTTGAATTGCAATATCGTGATATTTTTCGGATTGTGAACCTCTTTCTGATAGTTCGAGGGAGTGAACCATAATACTACTAAACAATGAAGTGTCAGAAGCGTTGCTGCTTCCTTCTTGAAATCCTTCAATTGTCACTTCTTTTACCTTTTCTTTTTTAGCATTAATAGACCATCTATGGAAAACATATTGTGAAGGGAGACAATAAACCTTTTTCTTTATGAATACACATAATACATGTCTACTAGGAATACCTGAATGTTCAAACATGTGACAACTACAATTTGCTTCTTTTGAAGTGACATGAAAATTCACATAGTAGATAGGCTTCTCTTTGTAAATTTCATGAACTTTATACGTTGAGACTTCAATAGAAAACTTAACCTTTTCTGTGATAAATAATTGAGAATCAACCAACTCATCTTGAAATATTCTAAACTTTTTTCTTGTATAAATTTTTGAAGTTTCTTCTTCCATGGGATATAAAGTTCGTAAAAGTGGCTTTGAATTTCTTGTTTTGAAAGTCTTCTCTCTTTCCTTGTTGTAACGTGCATCAAGAGCTTTTTCATATTGTGTCACAAATTGGCTTAATGAAGTACTTGAATTCAAAAAATCCTTAAAATATTTATTCATACTTTCACTCCTTTGAGTGGTAGACATTCCTGCACAAAAATTGTGACGTACATCAGTGGCGGAGgcagataaaaaaatttgggatggTCGCTAACataaaataaagattataaataaaatgtaaatagtattttaaataaaacattaaagttaaaataaatacaaagttaattactaaaaaattaaattacatgacttaaaactaccttaaagtaatgctttacgcgttccgagtgacttgaaatcgtcaataattgactctgaactaatgcttgcactaatctccctttcaatatatactgtcatgctatcttcaagaaacccatcatccatattatttctcaacttagtcttaataattttcatttctgaaaaagacctctcagttgtggccgtagaaacaggaagagtcatgataagacgaagtaatctatcaatcaagaagtttcagcctgtccagatgcaaccaaacatgaacatagttcttgaatagttgataaattattcaagtttgatgcttgacgagcaacaaatagaaaatgttggagttgaaattgcaaattattcttctcttgatcactaaaatccataggataatatttttcaactaaagaacaaatagtatcaatgctaaaagctttatatccatccttaggagataaataaaaagaaagagttaacaaatccattgcctgctcactgaatctgctattcaactcttgtaactgtttgtcaatggtagtgaaaaagatttcaactttaaagtaatgttgaattgtgacttgattctcttcaagatgggagcgtccaaatcttgttgttgaatgaacatcattaagatcaggaatctcaataccatgcttttcactaaaagataccactttagtaaaaAATATATCCTAgccattttctctcaaaccttgaataagatgttttgttgagcgaaccaagttcatagcattaactacatcttgattttttttgtaaggcttgacaaagcgtatctgttattcccatgatttctttcatc from Lathyrus oleraceus cultivar Zhongwan6 chromosome 1, CAAS_Psat_ZW6_1.0, whole genome shotgun sequence includes:
- the LOC127107830 gene encoding protein FAR1-RELATED SEQUENCE 7 — protein: MQNIHEDSTIVSSDDMLESVVGIDPLNSRLPTEPPLEPYEGMEFASIEETRIYYTRYAKNTGFSFRMGRVTKSRTNGMIIGREYLCSKEGFRAKKYVKEESNSIIVHDETRFLRVHRKKTNVQKKLIDVLHDSGLGPSKIRSVLCTESGGVDNVRFSPQDVINYLTENRQKKLENGDAQIMLSYFKSCQLKNPGFFYAFQMDTEGRLANCFWVDSRSKMAYKYFGDVVTFDPTYLTNKYKMPFVPFTGVNHHQQSILFGCALLWDETIESFFWLLSTWLEAMSGISPKTIITYQDAAISNAVAKRPSQIFLSASATDVRHNFCAGMSTTQRSESMNKYFKDFLNSSTSLSQFVTQYEKALDARYNKEREKTFKTRNSKPLLRTLYPMEEETSKIYTRKKFRIFQDELVDSQLFITEKVKFSIEVSTYKVHEIYKEKPIYYVNFHVTSKEANCSCHMFEHSGIPSRHVLCVFIKKKVYCLPSQYVFHRWSINAKKEKVKEVTIEGFQEGSSNASDTSLFSSIMVHSLELSERGSQSEKYHDIAIQSLQNGIAKLDLLGIEESNKKFVDSTSEDMPKVSDVNIALHDPPLIATKGRSRTLRMKSSLEMVRKSSSTCRYCMKKGHSKSKCPNLNQTR